A genomic segment from Halopiger aswanensis encodes:
- a CDS encoding PadR family transcriptional regulator, translating to MYDLTAFQRDLLYVIAGQDEPHGLAIKDELEEYYEKEIHHGRLYPNLDTVVDKGLVEKGELDKRTNYYTITARGQRELEARREWEEQYVGELLSIEE from the coding sequence ATGTACGATCTTACAGCCTTCCAGCGAGATCTATTGTACGTGATCGCCGGTCAGGACGAACCGCATGGACTCGCAATCAAAGACGAGCTCGAGGAGTACTACGAGAAAGAGATCCACCACGGCCGACTCTATCCCAATCTCGATACTGTTGTCGACAAAGGCCTCGTCGAGAAGGGGGAACTCGATAAGCGGACAAACTACTACACCATCACCGCTCGTGGCCAGCGTGAACTCGAGGCTCGTCGAGAGTGGGAAGAGCAGTACGTCGGCGAACTGCTCTCAATAGAGGAATAG
- a CDS encoding DUF7837 family putative zinc-binding protein: MSTTNSPPLGTCPFCHAEITSGDVILGYETATGPTVYAECPECRDVVTPE; this comes from the coding sequence ATGTCCACGACGAACTCGCCACCGCTCGGTACCTGTCCGTTCTGCCACGCCGAGATCACATCCGGCGACGTGATCCTCGGGTACGAGACAGCGACCGGACCTACGGTATACGCCGAGTGTCCCGAGTGCCGCGACGTCGTGACCCCGGAGTGA
- a CDS encoding PadR family transcriptional regulator, whose product MDDLTGFQRDALYVIAGADRPSGQDIKEEMEQYYSSEINHGRLYPNLDTVVNKGLVEKGQLDRRTNYYVITDDGEQAIANRLEWESNYLDERL is encoded by the coding sequence ATGGACGACCTCACTGGGTTCCAACGTGACGCGCTGTACGTAATCGCTGGTGCTGACAGGCCATCTGGACAGGACATCAAGGAAGAGATGGAACAATACTACAGTAGCGAGATCAATCACGGGCGGTTGTATCCGAATCTCGATACTGTCGTCAACAAGGGACTCGTCGAAAAAGGCCAGCTCGACAGGCGAACGAATTATTACGTAATTACAGACGACGGCGAACAGGCCATTGCGAACCGGCTTGAGTGGGAATCGAACTATCTCGACGAGCGGCTGTAA
- a CDS encoding lamin tail domain-containing protein → MSEDSKLKKICVYGFGILMLLGGLGGMFEGGLGLLGGPILIVTSLLLIPKTRPLITDAIDSAGGPDLSTLGRSAFIGLIIVGFVVGGALLPAADTPETEGVETPPSPSNSTDSPGSTSEPSSGDLDSTSDSSTDESTDLPSSSSDDSSGTSSGGSSNSPSEVSTDDSSGDTTSESPDDTTSDSSDPSTDSGQETSWTVSVLSITDGDTMDVRMPDGTTDTIRLLGVDTPETSAGNTDPTEWEGIPDNADGREWLEQWGGEASEYAEDRLAGEEIYIEVDEESDRRGTYDRLLVYAYQSESSSTSFNLRLIENGYARMYDSQFSQRSTHQSAESEAQNNNVGVWDYSDSSSTPSGDGGSQNGDIVVSTIHADANGNDHENLNEEYIELTNEGSSSVDMTGWTVSDDADHTYHIPSGFTLDAGESVIIYSGSGSDTDTELYWGSGSAIWNNSGDTIIVTNADGETVINREY, encoded by the coding sequence ATGTCAGAGGATTCTAAACTTAAGAAAATCTGCGTCTATGGTTTTGGCATCCTCATGTTGCTGGGAGGTCTTGGCGGCATGTTCGAAGGAGGATTAGGGTTGCTTGGCGGGCCAATTCTTATCGTCACATCTCTACTTCTAATTCCTAAAACTCGCCCACTCATCACAGATGCTATTGATTCAGCTGGTGGCCCTGACCTTAGTACATTAGGGCGCAGTGCATTCATCGGACTCATCATTGTCGGATTTGTCGTTGGCGGGGCACTACTTCCCGCAGCCGATACACCAGAAACGGAAGGTGTGGAAACACCACCATCACCTTCTAATTCGACTGATTCTCCTGGTTCTACATCTGAACCATCATCTGGCGATCTCGACTCTACATCAGACTCATCAACAGACGAATCAACGGATTTACCGAGTTCGTCATCGGACGATTCCTCAGGGACATCATCAGGGGGTAGCTCTAATTCACCTTCTGAGGTCTCCACAGACGACTCTTCTGGTGATACCACGAGTGAGTCTCCTGACGACACCACGTCTGATTCTTCTGATCCATCTACAGATAGCGGCCAAGAGACCTCGTGGACGGTTTCAGTTCTATCTATAACAGATGGAGACACGATGGACGTGCGGATGCCTGATGGCACCACAGACACAATCCGTCTGCTGGGTGTCGATACACCTGAGACTAGTGCTGGGAACACAGACCCAACAGAATGGGAAGGTATCCCAGATAACGCGGACGGACGAGAGTGGTTAGAGCAATGGGGTGGTGAAGCCAGCGAGTATGCAGAAGACCGTCTTGCTGGCGAAGAGATATACATCGAGGTGGATGAGGAGTCCGACCGACGTGGTACGTATGACCGCCTACTCGTGTATGCGTATCAGTCTGAGTCTTCGTCAACCTCGTTCAATCTCAGACTCATCGAGAATGGATATGCACGGATGTATGATAGCCAGTTCTCACAGCGTTCAACCCACCAATCGGCAGAATCCGAGGCACAAAACAACAATGTAGGCGTCTGGGATTACTCCGACTCCTCAAGCACACCATCTGGCGACGGCGGCAGTCAAAATGGTGACATTGTAGTATCAACTATCCACGCTGATGCAAATGGCAACGACCACGAGAACCTAAATGAAGAATACATCGAATTAACGAACGAGGGAAGCTCGTCTGTGGATATGACTGGCTGGACAGTATCTGATGATGCGGACCACACGTACCACATCCCATCTGGGTTCACACTCGATGCAGGCGAATCTGTGATTATCTACAGCGGGAGTGGATCAGATACCGACACAGAGCTATATTGGGGCTCCGGGAGCGCAATATGGAACAATAGTGGTGATACCATTATCGTGACGAACGCTGACGGCGAGACGGTCATCAACCGGGAATACTAA
- a CDS encoding MarR family transcriptional regulator: MRFDADWMSRADDRILEHLSEAGPDTPKKMADSDRVRFSRQHINDRCKTLVEYGLLVHLGNGVYDITRDGEQYLAGELDARDLEAE, from the coding sequence ATGCGCTTTGACGCCGACTGGATGTCACGCGCTGACGATCGAATTCTCGAGCATCTATCCGAAGCTGGCCCCGATACCCCGAAGAAAATGGCCGACAGTGACCGTGTTCGGTTCTCGAGACAGCACATCAATGACCGCTGTAAAACGCTCGTCGAGTATGGGCTGCTCGTTCATCTCGGCAACGGCGTCTACGACATCACGCGAGACGGTGAGCAGTATCTCGCTGGCGAACTCGATGCTCGCGACCTCGAGGCCGAGTAA
- a CDS encoding HalOD1 output domain-containing protein: MSSAPTGHGPSIDLVVELVETLEAAGLDRDEYQLYDYVDVEALEQLLTGSNSDVKVRVTIAGVRIAVTPTGVEVLHDGSANTLE, encoded by the coding sequence ATGAGTTCTGCTCCGACAGGACACGGCCCTTCGATTGATCTCGTTGTCGAACTCGTCGAGACGCTCGAAGCGGCTGGCCTTGATCGGGACGAGTACCAACTCTACGATTATGTCGATGTTGAAGCGCTCGAGCAGTTGCTCACCGGTTCAAATTCGGATGTCAAAGTTCGTGTCACCATTGCCGGCGTTCGAATTGCTGTGACGCCAACTGGTGTTGAGGTTCTACACGATGGCTCTGCCAACACATTAGAGTAG
- a CDS encoding N-glycosylase/DNA lyase: MTDIDRRRAEVAEAIAGLGYEGIIRFDESEPEYEFLISATEEFESTKHLALLTILATTQDYQLNGDAQRFWETLEETLQNWDTLDSESTVNEVLAEFMEQPVNARLRDQKQDRLVRMIDNGFGEWFPSQYPGVDPYRVWEEIAEALETTMDKKTVVLAVKAYDEFNLIVNGEYLDLPTDVPIPCDLQVKRVARAAGIVEDESTDVVMDAWADVMDQVNAILERPVSMFRVDSIVWQAGQIISKHNDQKEPSRRALQNHFKNTGLQEEQAQQLASEFTTTLSS, encoded by the coding sequence ATGACCGATATCGATAGACGGCGGGCGGAAGTTGCAGAAGCAATCGCCGGCCTCGGGTACGAGGGAATCATTCGCTTTGACGAATCCGAACCCGAATACGAGTTCCTCATCTCAGCAACCGAAGAGTTCGAGAGTACGAAACACTTGGCGTTGCTCACGATCCTTGCAACGACCCAGGATTATCAACTCAACGGCGATGCACAGCGGTTCTGGGAGACACTAGAAGAGACCCTGCAGAACTGGGACACTCTTGATTCCGAGTCAACAGTCAACGAGGTTCTGGCCGAGTTCATGGAACAACCGGTGAACGCGCGCCTTCGCGACCAGAAACAGGACCGGTTGGTTCGCATGATCGACAATGGATTCGGCGAGTGGTTTCCCAGCCAGTACCCAGGGGTGGATCCATATCGCGTCTGGGAGGAGATCGCAGAGGCGCTTGAAACGACGATGGACAAAAAGACGGTCGTGCTTGCCGTCAAGGCCTACGATGAGTTCAATCTCATCGTCAACGGCGAGTATCTCGATCTCCCCACGGATGTACCGATCCCCTGTGACTTGCAGGTAAAGCGAGTCGCTCGAGCAGCGGGCATCGTCGAAGACGAATCGACGGACGTCGTGATGGACGCATGGGCAGATGTGATGGACCAAGTAAATGCGATTCTCGAGCGACCAGTCTCGATGTTCCGTGTCGACAGTATTGTCTGGCAGGCAGGCCAGATCATCTCGAAACATAATGATCAGAAGGAACCAAGTCGTCGGGCACTTCAGAATCACTTTAAAAATACTGGACTGCAGGAGGAGCAGGCCCAACAACTCGCGTCTGAATTCACTACTACTCTGAGCTCATAA
- a CDS encoding DUF6884 domain-containing protein: MREIGLVSCTKTKLEDPAPPGELYSPSSLFSKAKSYCEQHHDDWYVLSAKHHLLEPDGPSIEPYDETLTGARVGEKRAWATETFDELDAAGLLEADTTLVFHAGKAYYEELLPLLDETAVSIELPVEGLMIGERLGWYNERT, from the coding sequence ATGCGAGAAATCGGTCTTGTGAGTTGTACGAAAACCAAGCTCGAGGACCCCGCGCCACCAGGTGAACTATACTCGCCCTCGTCGCTGTTCAGTAAGGCCAAAAGCTACTGTGAACAGCACCACGACGACTGGTATGTGTTGTCGGCAAAGCACCATCTGCTCGAGCCAGACGGACCGTCGATCGAACCGTACGACGAGACGCTTACGGGAGCTCGAGTAGGCGAGAAACGAGCGTGGGCAACCGAAACGTTCGACGAGCTCGACGCAGCCGGATTGCTTGAAGCAGATACGACGCTCGTCTTCCATGCCGGGAAAGCGTACTACGAGGAACTGCTACCGCTGCTCGATGAGACTGCGGTTTCTATAGAGCTCCCCGTCGAGGGCCTCATGATTGGTGAGCGACTTGGATGGTACAACGAGCGGACATGA
- a CDS encoding orc1/cdc6 family replication initiation protein, producing the protein MGGMFERDTDIYRNRDALREDYQPDELVGRDEELERYKTALQPVINGEQPNNIFLYGKTGVGKTAGTRFLLDHLVDDAAQYDDIELTVKMLNCDGLSSSYQIATRLVNKFRDESNQISTTGYPRSTVYSMLWDELDKCGGTILIVLDEVDHINDDSILYQLPRARANGNLSEAKIGIIGISNDFSFRDDLSPKVKSSLCEEELQFPAYDAQELIEILQQRADVAFHDDVLDSGVIELCAAYGAKDAGDARQSLDLLMKTGDLARDRDTETITEDFVRDAREELERGRIREGITGLTQHGHLVLYALITLEQQGETPVRSRDIRPRYTSFAEQIGVDPLVPRRMRDHLGELSMLGIVSAVERNEGRRGGTYREYSVDMDVNMVLNALEETITEVGIHESIADKFDQDTTLSKYT; encoded by the coding sequence ATGGGAGGAATGTTCGAGCGGGATACGGACATCTACCGTAACCGAGATGCTCTTCGAGAGGATTATCAGCCCGACGAATTAGTTGGTCGAGATGAGGAGCTCGAACGGTACAAAACCGCACTCCAACCAGTTATCAACGGAGAGCAACCGAATAACATCTTTCTCTATGGAAAGACTGGAGTTGGGAAGACTGCTGGAACACGATTTCTCCTCGATCATCTCGTCGATGATGCTGCTCAGTATGATGATATCGAACTCACGGTCAAGATGCTGAATTGCGATGGACTTTCAAGTAGCTATCAAATCGCGACACGACTCGTCAATAAATTCCGGGACGAATCTAACCAGATCTCGACGACAGGCTATCCTCGTTCTACTGTCTATAGTATGCTCTGGGATGAGCTCGATAAATGTGGCGGGACGATTTTAATCGTTCTCGACGAAGTTGACCACATCAATGACGACAGTATTCTGTATCAACTTCCTCGAGCACGTGCTAACGGCAATCTCTCTGAGGCAAAGATCGGTATCATTGGGATTTCTAATGACTTCTCGTTTCGGGACGATCTCTCGCCAAAAGTAAAGAGTTCTCTTTGTGAGGAGGAATTGCAGTTCCCAGCCTATGATGCGCAGGAACTGATCGAGATCCTTCAACAACGTGCTGACGTTGCCTTCCATGATGATGTCCTCGATAGTGGCGTTATCGAACTTTGTGCTGCTTACGGCGCTAAAGATGCGGGTGATGCCCGTCAATCATTAGACCTCTTAATGAAAACTGGTGACCTTGCCCGCGATCGTGATACAGAGACAATTACTGAGGATTTTGTCCGGGATGCCAGAGAAGAACTCGAACGAGGTCGCATTCGGGAAGGAATTACCGGGCTGACTCAACACGGGCATCTTGTCCTCTATGCCCTGATCACTCTCGAACAGCAGGGTGAGACGCCAGTTCGGTCTCGAGATATCCGACCGCGATACACGAGTTTCGCGGAACAGATCGGCGTTGATCCGCTTGTCCCTCGACGGATGCGTGATCATCTTGGTGAGCTCTCTATGCTCGGAATCGTCTCAGCTGTTGAACGAAACGAAGGGAGACGTGGTGGAACCTATCGAGAATACTCTGTTGATATGGACGTCAATATGGTCCTGAACGCACTTGAGGAGACTATTACAGAAGTCGGAATCCACGAGTCGATTGCTGATAAATTCGACCAGGATACAACTCTTAGCAAGTATACCTGA